GCATTCCAGCAGGAGTAGATGGGAAAGCGATCGCACGGCAGTTACTCAATGAACATAATATTGAAATTGGCGGTGGTCTTGGCGAACTAGCAGGTCTTGTCTGGCGCGTGGGATTGATGGGCTTTAATAGTCGAAAGGAAAGTGTTGACCAACTTTTAGCAGCACTGCGGCAGGTTTTGCCTAAGTAGTTTCCTGTTGAAAATAGTGCGTTAACAGTAGCTTAACGCACTTGATCGGGCACTACAATTATTACCAATTACAAGAAGCAACCAAGTTAGCTACTATCTCAACTAGTTCGTCTGGATCAATTGGTTTAGATACATGAGTGTCAAAGCCGCCTTCCAAGGCACGGATACGAGCCTCAGGATCGGCATAAGCTGTTAAAGCAATAGCTGGGACTCGTCCACAATTATTCGATTTGAGCGCACGGAATTTACGGATGAAAGTGTAG
The Nostoc punctiforme PCC 73102 genome window above contains:
- a CDS encoding response regulator, yielding MEPSGTLAGLDILVIEDDNDTRFFITTVLEMDGARVIPVISADAAHKVLSELQPDVLISDIGLPGEDGYTFIRKFRALKSNNCGRVPAIALTAYADPEARIRALEGGFDTHVSKPIDPDELVEIVANLVASCNW